CGTCTCCATTGGCAACTAACGTTGTGTTTGatgtatcttaataataataacatgatcaTGATAGTAAGACCCTATAGCAAGTAAAAATGACATGCATAATATGCAAGTGTACAAGTGATAAAGGGTCATCCTGTTCGGGTTATCGGGGAGGACGGATATTTTTACTATGATATGCGATTTATCCGAATTTAACCGTGACTATTTTCAAACCCTTAATTTGAACATGAGATATCCCACAACTAGCACTTAAAAATGTCATGCAGAATAAGGGATCAAAATTACATAGTGTAAAGTAAACAAATAATGTACTGTGTATTACAGGCTTACAGCTATTAAAAGGCCAAAAGTTGGGTTCAAGATTCTGTAATTACGTAGACAAGGCAAGCTGCAACTAGCCATTTTCTCAACAATACATTAAACCAATTGGTTATGGTTATATGACAAATCACCAAAACTAGAGGTCACAAGTTCAATCATTTAATTCTTTTAAATACATTAGCCTATTAACTATTGTCATATACTGTATCTATGATCCAACCCCTGACCCGTTCTTACACACACCGAGTTACTCTTTCAGACCCAAACTGTTATGTAACCGTGCACCCGCCCATTTTGTCACTTCTAGGCTTCTAGCCACACTAATCTTGTAATATAAAAACAGACAATCCCAACAGACCATACCTGAGAGGGTGATATATTTTATTTAGAACCAAAAGGATCATCAAATGTAAAATGGATTTAACCATGACCTGAAAAATTGGTGCATCGGCGTCTTTGTTTACTGCAACAATGACTTTAGAATCTCTCATGCCCGCAATGTATTGGATAGCTCCATAGACACCAAAAGCCATATACAGTTCTGGAACAACAATCTTGCCCGTTTGGCCAGCCTAACATGCACATATACCGTATGTATCACTATGCATTGAATCTTATAAAGAGGTAGCAATATGGGAGAGTTAAGTCGGGTTGGTCTAGGGGTGTTCAATCTATACAATTAGCATATACAATATCTTTAAAAAAATATTATGAAAAAAGTTGAAAATAGATACAATTCTAATTGAATTTACTCCTAACAAATACGCATACAACTATCTGAAATGCAAGGTGAAAAATGAGAATGCAAAGCTGCTGCACCAAGTTCCTCAACAATTTTTTCTAAAAAGTGTTTCAGCCTGAGAACCATATCCGAACAAAAATAAAAGATCCGTATAATAGACATACAAAGATAAGAAAACTGATATGATCTGTTTTCCTTAAATTTTAGCCAATCATCAACTTAAAGTTCACGACAAAAGGCATAATACAACTAATTAGCATCTCATAAGTTCTTAATACACAAATTGCTAATATCAAAAGATTCAACCCAAAATAAAAATTCACAAAAGAACAACTAGCAACTAACTAAGCATTCACCGATTCACATATACAAATGACTTCATCATAAGAACCAATGATCTCAAGCATTGGTGATGCAGGTGGGGGAGATAAAAAAGCTTCTACCAATTTCAACTTTGCATCCTCATAGTAACCACTTAAACGCAGCTTCTTGAGAACAGGTGACTTGGCCAAAATCATATTCACAAACCCCGACTCCCCATACTCTGTATTGTCAATATCTTCATTCTCATCTTCAATCAAATGTTCCATACGAATAAGCTTCACAAATCTCTCATACATTATATCATTCTCATTAAAATTATATACAAGCTCCAATTCGATCAAATGTTGCAACCAAATATCCGAACAATCTTGCATTGTAACAGAATATAAGAAACGATCAAAGTTCTCCCAATGTGTTGTTGTATCTTCGAATGTTATCTGTCAATGATTTATTTGTGTTAGTATGCTTTTAAGTATAAGAAAAAATGGCTACTTTCATACCTCCCTCCTTAAAATTCAACATATCATATATACCCAACAATTCAACATAATAGCATGCATACCCAAACTAAACACAAAAAGGATCTATCAATTTCACAATACAAATCTGATAAAACcaatttcacaacaatatatatatatatatatatatatatatatatatatatatatatatatatatatatatatatatatatatatatatatatatatatatatatatatatatatatatatatcagttatatAGTAAATATAAACATGATGATCAATGTTTATTGTACATCCAGTGATCTGATCTGTATCAatattttttattatcaaaatGTTTTTGCATTAGGGATGAGTAAACATCCCGAAAAACCGAACCGATAGAGATTCAGTTCGGTTTTGGTTCTTTGTTTTGGGACTAATCGGTTTCGGTACAATCAGGATCATTACCGGTTAGGTACGAATAAAAACTAAATCAGGAACCGAATTTTGGATTTTTGGATGCATACGCTTCTCTTTTACATACTTATTGTGTGTGTTTACTATTCATATTTGTGTCATCATCGCCAACTCCTTTTTACAATGTGCATCAATAAAAAGAAGTAAAGACTAATTCTTCTGTCTACTTACAAAAGAGTTATACTTAACATTACATGCTTAAAGATATGACAAGAAATTCAATCAAAATTATACAAGGTAGATGCATGTTTATTTACCTCGAGTGTTAGTTTCTCCAAGTTTGGGGAACTTGTGATCATAAGTACAAGAATCCGCAACCATTTATGATTAAGGAAAGACATTCCTTCTAAACGTAAGTTTTTGAGGTGAAGTAATGAAGTTGCAAGCTTTTGTGGAACCACCCCTCCAACGAAACTCTTCAACCGTAGGCCAAACAAGTATTAAAAAAAAAAGTAAGTATAAAACAAAACAAAGTTTTTATATTGACTCAATTGAATATAATCAGTTAAATTACCTCAATCTCCCAAACAGTAAGAGTAAGATCTTCTATCACAGGTAACAACTGAAATAGCTCATCAAAGGTGCCATGGTCTTCTACTGTAATGTCGGCATAGTCTTCTATAACGAAACCATATTCATCTTGATGCAACTTTTGAATACTACTATCATCTCC
This window of the Rutidosis leptorrhynchoides isolate AG116_Rl617_1_P2 chromosome 7, CSIRO_AGI_Rlap_v1, whole genome shotgun sequence genome carries:
- the LOC139858444 gene encoding F-box/FBD/LRR-repeat protein At1g13570-like; translation: MNDGQSSLLDESVSTLPSVLIENILWRLPTEEVVRASILSKEWRYSWTKIPKVSFHEDLFDESTTENQLDVNEQEFEDLLSEKEEMRRSKFFKAINQFLLLHQGPIIDFTVCMYLSDLCIDCAELNQILHHLSRKNTVKKLCLRSSFVLPLSIFSFHQLTDLHLCNCEMYKPPTFNGFGSLTTLCLEHVKIHKDVLMHILSNNPLIKSFTIFTGDDSSIQKLHQDEYGFVIEDYADITVEDHGTFDELFQLLPVIEDLTLTVWEIESFVGGVVPQKLATSLLHLKNLRLEGMSFLNHKWLRILVLMITSSPNLEKLTLEITFEDTTTHWENFDRFLYSVTMQDCSDIWLQHLIELELVYNFNENDIMYERFVKLIRMEHLIEDENEDIDNTEYGESGFVNMILAKSPVLKKLRLSGYYEDAKLKLVEAFLSPPPASPMLEIIGSYDEVICICESVNA